The region GCTATGGGATGCGGAAATACACGAGCAACCGGTTCGATTCCATTGGCGATGTCGCGCATTTGTTGTTGAAGTTCTTCCATTGCGCGCGCACCAGCACCGCTTACACTTTGGTACGTACTCGCAACGATACGTTTTATCTTTCCGAACTTTCGCAATGGAGCGAGAGCCATCATCATGATGATTCCGGTGCAATTCCCCACCGGAAAAAGGGAATGTTCGGGGCGAACGTGATGCCAATTAATTTCAGGGATGACGAGCGGGATGGAGGGTTCCATGCGAAAAGCGCTCGAGTTGTCAATGACGATTGCCCCCTTTTCCAGCGCGATGGGAGCCCATCTTTTCGATGCTTCGCTTCCTGCGGCGAAGAATGCGATATCTACACCATCGAATGCGCTTTCGGAGACTGCCTGAACGGGAATAGCATTCGCTTTGAACCAAATCGAACGACCATGGGAGCGAGTACTTGCAAGAAGACGAAGGACTGAAACAGGGAAGGCTCTGGAAGCGAGCAAGCGAATAAACTCTTGACCGACTGCACCTGTAGCGCCTAAGACGGCAACACGATACTGACGCACGAACGAAAGGTTACCTTATCCTCACACTTGATTTAGCGAGGCAAAGGGCGACTGCTTTATTACTTCTAACGCTGCTCAAAGGTCATCTACGCTGCTTCGACAGACGAAGAATCTGCGATAACGACGCGGTTACGTCCCTCTTCTTTCGCTCGATAAAGAGCAAGGTCGGCAGCTCGAATCAGCGCTTCTTGTGTGTTCGTTCGTTCCCCGAAAACGCTGATTCCAATGCTAATCGTAATATTGCGATGCTGATTTTGGATTTCCGAAACTGCTTGGCATAGCCGCGCCGCTAAATGATACGCATTGTTCTCGTCCACGTCATCGAATATTACGGCGAATTCCTCCCCCCCATATCGAGCTACGAAGTCGTGCTCACGAACTTTTCTCGAAAGAACTTGTGCCACAGCGCGAAGAACATCGTCGCCTGCTTGATGTCCGAACTCGTCGTTGAAATTTTTGAAATAATCCACATCGATCATCGCAAGAGCGAATTTTTTGCCGCGTCGTCCCAGCGAGATGAATTGGGAAAGCCTTTCTTGGAAGGAACGGTGATTCGGAATTCCCGTCAAATAGTCCGTAGTCGCTAACGCTTCTAATTTTTCGTTCGCTTCGCGTATTTCTTCGTTCGCCCGGCTTAGAGCACGATGAGCCTCTTCTAATTTGCTCAATTGCTCGGCAATTTTCGCTTTCGCTTGTTTCTGTTCCGTAACGTCAACAGCAGTCGCAACTGCGCCTGTGATCGTTCCATCTGGTCCACGCAAAGGATATCCGCTTACTAAAAGTGCTTTTTTCCCGGCATTCCACTCGACACCATGAAAAGACTTTCCCTTTAAGACATTTAGAAATGCACGCTTTACATTTCTTTTCAACACTTTCTTTCCGAAGATTTGCTCTAAATTCTGACCCATCGCTTCGTAAGGTTGATAACCGAAAACTTCGGCGGCTTTGTTATTCCATTCGAAGATATTTCCATTGCAATCGAAAGTAAAGCATGCGACGGGGATCGTTTCGAAAAGTTGAGAAAATCGTTTACGGGAGATGTCTGCGATTCGAGAAAGTTGCTCCAATCGCTCGAGTGTAATTTTTAATTCCTTACTTTGCTGAATCAGTTGAGCATTCGTGAGTTCGAGCGACCTTCGTTGGCGATCCAACACACGTGTTTGGTGCTCGAGATGCTCTTGCATGTGGATGATTCTTTCCGCGACGGATAATCTTTGCGCTAATTCCACTCTGTCAAGAGGTTTGTTTAGAATATCGTCTGTTCCCGTGTTCATCGCCTCGATGCGGTCTTCACGGGATTCGCGCGATGTGAGAAGTATCGTATAAGTGTAGCCTCTTTCTGAAAGCGTACGAATGCGACGACACAATTCAGGACCTTCCAGTTTTCCGACCATCCATGCAGTAATTACGACGGGAATGGGCTCTTGTTGAAGAATCTCCCATGCTTCTTCGCCGTTAGTGGTCGTTATAACTTCGTGTCCTAAGTGCACGAGCGCTCTTTCGAGCACCTTTGCTGAGACACAGTCGCTTTCGACGATGAGAATTTTCATGCCGCGATAGAGCCCCATTCCTTTTCGATAAAGGATTTGAGTTCAGCGATATTTTTTCGAAGTTGTTCTAAAAGTGAATTCATGTTCGACAAATCGCCTTCACGTGCTTTCATCACGAGCGAGTCGCAAACTATGCCTACTCTTTTCGCACCTATACAGCGCGCACTTCCTCGCAGAGAATGCGCCGCTCGATGTGCTTGGTCAGCATCATTTTCTTCTATGCCTTTTTCCAATGAGGAAATAAGCTCAGGTACTAAATCGAAAAAATCGTGAAAAAGTTCTTTTTCGAAATGAACATCCCCTTCGGACACTTCCGAGAGATACTGCTCATCTAAAATCGGCAATTCCGCGTGCACTCGTTCGTCAACTGTCATGCCTCCCCCCGAAAACGATATGGACACTCTACATATTCCAATCCTTTGTGGGTTCTTACCTGTTATCGATACGAGTGAATAGCAAAATCCGCCTCGCAAAACGACGGGGTCTATTTGCTTTTACTTTTCCGCATTAAAGGTTTTGCTTTGGGAATAGGATCGCTAATTCATCCTACAATTCCCGAATTTACCGAACCTAAGGCTCTTTCTATATTTCCGCGCTAAGGCCTTGAGCGAGTTGGATTTTCTTTGCGTGGTTGACCGTAAAGGCGGTCCTATGTGTCACTGCATCTATAAGACCCTCTGCGGAGGGATGTCCATTCCCCGAGCCTTTCACACCGCCGAAAGGAAGATGCACTTCGGCTCCGATGGAGGGAAGATTCACATAACCCAAACCGTATTCGCAACGGTCTCGAATCAAGCGCCATTTCCGGAAATCTTCCGTTACCACAGCCATCGCAAGTCCGTAATTCGTGTCGTTGTAAACATGAATCGCTTGTTCGATTCCGTCTACGGGGATGATCGCAACGTGTGGGCTGAATGCCTCTTCGCGCAAACAAAATGTGCCAGGGCGATATTCCATACGATAAACGAACGGCTTTACGAAAAATCCGTGGTCGTATTCGCCACCCGTCAATCGCCCCCCCTCGCGAAGGACTTGCGCACCTTCTTCGATTGCCTTTTGATTGTGATAGAAATATTTATCCACGCCTTCTTGGTTAATCAACGGGCCCATAAAAACGTCTTCACGAAGTCCGTTACCGATTTTAATACGGTCTACGGTTTCCAGAAATCTCTCTTGGAACTTGTCTACGATTTTTCTGTCCACAATCAGACGATTTGCGCTCACGCAACGCTGGCCGCTCGTTTTGAAAGCGCTGAGAATGCAGGCGGGGACAGCCAAGTCCATATCTGCGTCATCTAAAACGATTACTGCGTTCTTCCCCCCCATTTCCGTCGCAACGAATTTATGAACTTCTGTCGCTGCGTATTGCTGAACCCATTTGCCGACTTTGTAACTCCCTGTGAAAACGACGACGTTGACATCGGGGTGTTTGACCAATGCCGCACCAACGACTTCGCCATGGCCATGAACGATGTTTATGACTCCTTTGGGAAATCCGGCTTCTTCCATCAATCGGAACAAATAATCACCGCAGATGGGGGTTTCCTCGCTCGGTTTGAAAACGACGGTGTTTCCAGAAACCAACGAAGGTGCCATTTCCCAAAGAGGAATCGCCATGGGGAAGTTCCAAGGGGTGATGCACGCAACCACACCCTTTGGCTTGCGCCGAATGTAGGCGTCTTTTTCCGCAATTTCGCTGCTGACCACTTGCCCAATCGGCATGCGCCCTAAACTCGCTGCGAATTGCACCATATGAAGCGTTTCTACAACGTCTGCGCGCCCTTCGTTGATGGGTTTCCCGCATTCTCTCGTAACGAGCCTGCTCATTTGCTCTAAGTCGCGTTTAATCAATTGAGCGAGATTATCGAGGAGTTCTGCTCGCTTTACCCAACTCCATTTGCTCCATGTCTCGAATGCTTCCTTTGCGGCTTCGACTGCCTCTTTTACATCCCTTTCATCGGATTCTGGGGCAGTGCCTATGATCTCTCGTGTATCTGCGGGGTTTACGCTCGAAAAGCGCTTTCCGGACGCCGCTTCGCGCCACTCGCCATTGATGAAGTTTTTCGCCTCGACCGGAATTTTGATTTCCTTGCTTTGTGCGGGGGTTTGAGTTATCGTAGCCATATTAATTTTAGTATACGACAAAAACCCTGCTGAAATTCAAAGCCTAAAAGGCAAACGGAAAAAGCCGGGTGTCGGGTAATTTAAACCATATGTTTCGTTATTTATGGCTCGTTATTGCGTCTTTTTTGGTTATTGCCAACTTATCATGTAAACAAACTACAACCGCATCTTCAGATACTTCTGAGGGGGTTGTGGCGACGAAAGAGCCTAATGTTAGTTCATCAGTAAAAGCAACACCCGATGACGAGAAGGACATCAGAGAAACTCTGACCGAAACGGAGACGAAAAAAACTCAAGAGAATTCTAATAGTAAATCTAAAGAAAAAGTTACACAGAGACCTCTTCCTATAGGCGTGCCGAAGCCATTAACGACGCCTCAAGAGATTTCTCCGCAGGAGACTCAAAATCCACAACAAAACAAAGGCGATTTTGAGCCTACTCCTTTGCCGGGTAAAGGGGCAAAACCCATAAAGAAAAAACCTATTGCAGTAAAAACGAAACCAACAGTACCCGCTGCTAACACG is a window of Fimbriimonadales bacterium DNA encoding:
- a CDS encoding aspartate-semialdehyde dehydrogenase; the encoded protein is MRQYRVAVLGATGAVGQEFIRLLASRAFPVSVLRLLASTRSHGRSIWFKANAIPVQAVSESAFDGVDIAFFAAGSEASKRWAPIALEKGAIVIDNSSAFRMEPSIPLVIPEINWHHVRPEHSLFPVGNCTGIIMMMALAPLRKFGKIKRIVASTYQSVSGAGARAMEELQQQMRDIANGIEPVARVFPHPIAMNLFSHDSPINEHGYNQEEWKVIHEIRKTMEMPELAIEITCVRVPVLRAHSIAMNVEFADAAPSPGAVKEALGKAPGISVMDFPETNTFPMPIIAAGKEDVFVGRIRQDYSNPNAISLFVCGDQLLKGAALNAIQIAEYLIRQGHGRLGETTVSEAEKTEVSP
- a CDS encoding diguanylate cyclase, with the translated sequence MKILIVESDCVSAKVLERALVHLGHEVITTTNGEEAWEILQQEPIPVVITAWMVGKLEGPELCRRIRTLSERGYTYTILLTSRESREDRIEAMNTGTDDILNKPLDRVELAQRLSVAERIIHMQEHLEHQTRVLDRQRRSLELTNAQLIQQSKELKITLERLEQLSRIADISRKRFSQLFETIPVACFTFDCNGNIFEWNNKAAEVFGYQPYEAMGQNLEQIFGKKVLKRNVKRAFLNVLKGKSFHGVEWNAGKKALLVSGYPLRGPDGTITGAVATAVDVTEQKQAKAKIAEQLSKLEEAHRALSRANEEIREANEKLEALATTDYLTGIPNHRSFQERLSQFISLGRRGKKFALAMIDVDYFKNFNDEFGHQAGDDVLRAVAQVLSRKVREHDFVARYGGEEFAVIFDDVDENNAYHLAARLCQAVSEIQNQHRNITISIGISVFGERTNTQEALIRAADLALYRAKEEGRNRVVIADSSSVEAA
- a CDS encoding Hpt domain-containing protein, with the translated sequence MTVDERVHAELPILDEQYLSEVSEGDVHFEKELFHDFFDLVPELISSLEKGIEENDADQAHRAAHSLRGSARCIGAKRVGIVCDSLVMKAREGDLSNMNSLLEQLRKNIAELKSFIEKEWGSIAA
- a CDS encoding aldehyde dehydrogenase family protein, with protein sequence MATITQTPAQSKEIKIPVEAKNFINGEWREAASGKRFSSVNPADTREIIGTAPESDERDVKEAVEAAKEAFETWSKWSWVKRAELLDNLAQLIKRDLEQMSRLVTRECGKPINEGRADVVETLHMVQFAASLGRMPIGQVVSSEIAEKDAYIRRKPKGVVACITPWNFPMAIPLWEMAPSLVSGNTVVFKPSEETPICGDYLFRLMEEAGFPKGVINIVHGHGEVVGAALVKHPDVNVVVFTGSYKVGKWVQQYAATEVHKFVATEMGGKNAVIVLDDADMDLAVPACILSAFKTSGQRCVSANRLIVDRKIVDKFQERFLETVDRIKIGNGLREDVFMGPLINQEGVDKYFYHNQKAIEEGAQVLREGGRLTGGEYDHGFFVKPFVYRMEYRPGTFCLREEAFSPHVAIIPVDGIEQAIHVYNDTNYGLAMAVVTEDFRKWRLIRDRCEYGLGYVNLPSIGAEVHLPFGGVKGSGNGHPSAEGLIDAVTHRTAFTVNHAKKIQLAQGLSAEI